In the Arthrobacter zhaoxinii genome, one interval contains:
- a CDS encoding rhomboid family intramembrane serine protease, with protein MVTITIMAVCAVAYVLQLLLPEFTRTFFYAPVLTDSQPWRMLTSAFLHSQGSPIHIAFNLYALWFLGSSLEPLFGRARFALLYLISAVGGSVGVMYLGEPVTAVVGASGAVFGLFGALFVVIRQRRGELRSLLVLLAVNLVLGFVVPGIAWQAHVGGLLTGAACAAILAYTPRSRHRTAIQFAGLAGIVLLLVAAAVLWQAPVRIIPG; from the coding sequence TGGCTGTCTGCGCCGTCGCCTACGTCCTTCAGCTGCTGCTGCCGGAATTCACGCGCACCTTCTTTTACGCCCCCGTACTGACGGACTCCCAGCCGTGGCGGATGCTCACCTCGGCGTTCCTGCATTCCCAGGGCAGTCCCATTCACATTGCCTTCAACCTCTATGCCCTCTGGTTCCTGGGCAGCAGCCTGGAACCACTGTTCGGCCGCGCCCGCTTCGCCCTGCTCTATCTGATTTCCGCAGTAGGGGGCTCCGTGGGCGTGATGTACCTCGGAGAGCCCGTCACAGCCGTGGTGGGGGCCTCCGGCGCTGTCTTCGGCCTCTTTGGTGCACTGTTCGTCGTGATCCGGCAGCGGCGCGGGGAACTGCGGTCCCTGCTGGTCCTGCTGGCGGTGAACCTGGTCCTGGGGTTCGTAGTGCCCGGGATCGCCTGGCAGGCCCATGTAGGCGGTCTGCTGACCGGCGCGGCCTGTGCAGCCATTCTGGCGTATACACCGAGGAGCAGGCACCGAACGGCCATTCAGTTCGCCGGACTGGCGGGGATTGTGCTGCTGCTTGTCGCGGCGGCGGTGCTCTGGCAGGCCCCCGTACGGATCATCCC